In the genome of Hymenobacter taeanensis, one region contains:
- a CDS encoding AAA family ATPase, protein MPVLDFDPTQLTRDHVLRALRQLDREGQRMPLSTVYDLVYKGRRYAPRTVARLAWRLACQEPEANWPLAAGAPTNRVLEQLDFTIATKRPTLENSALDGDVAAQEAMQELYPPKATKPAPAEKGPTPAPEATAQEPTLAYALPAAVPYSREQALQELFITEDKLEATLAALDRRRNLVLQGPPGTGKTFLARRLAWLQLGATDAQRVELVQFHPSYSYEDFVQGFRPDAQGTFRLQEGVLLNFCRRAAQEPDQPYFLLIDELNRGNLSRIFGELLLLLEADKRGPEHAVRLPYLPAEAPRFYVPANVFFIGTMNLADRSLAPLDYALRRRFAFVEMEPEFGPALQAFLAQQGVPPTVVHRLLTRLTELNLAIADDPELGPDFRIGHSYFCQPPTKPAEAEQWLTLILEQEIAPLLDDYWLDQPAKALAHKKKLLRK, encoded by the coding sequence ATGCCTGTTCTCGACTTCGACCCCACTCAACTCACCCGCGACCATGTGCTGCGTGCCTTGCGCCAGCTAGACCGTGAAGGGCAGCGCATGCCCCTCAGCACCGTCTACGACCTGGTGTATAAGGGCCGCCGCTACGCGCCGCGCACGGTAGCCCGCCTGGCCTGGCGGCTAGCCTGCCAAGAGCCCGAAGCGAACTGGCCGCTGGCGGCCGGTGCCCCCACCAACCGCGTACTGGAGCAGCTTGATTTTACGATTGCCACCAAGCGCCCCACCCTCGAAAACTCGGCGCTGGATGGCGACGTGGCGGCGCAGGAGGCCATGCAGGAGCTGTACCCACCCAAGGCTACGAAGCCAGCTCCGGCGGAAAAGGGGCCTACTCCGGCTCCGGAAGCCACGGCCCAGGAGCCCACGCTGGCCTACGCGCTGCCCGCTGCCGTACCCTACAGCCGCGAACAGGCACTACAGGAGCTGTTTATTACGGAGGATAAGCTTGAGGCTACCCTGGCCGCTTTAGACAGGCGGCGTAATCTGGTGCTGCAAGGCCCGCCGGGTACGGGCAAAACGTTCCTGGCCCGCCGCCTGGCCTGGCTGCAGCTGGGGGCTACGGATGCGCAGCGAGTCGAACTCGTGCAGTTTCATCCTAGCTACAGCTACGAGGACTTTGTGCAGGGTTTCCGGCCCGATGCGCAGGGCACTTTTCGGTTGCAGGAGGGCGTACTATTAAACTTCTGCCGCCGCGCCGCTCAGGAACCTGATCAGCCGTATTTTCTGCTGATTGATGAGCTGAATCGGGGCAACCTAAGCCGCATTTTCGGGGAGCTGCTCCTGCTGTTGGAAGCCGACAAGCGCGGCCCCGAACACGCCGTGCGCCTCCCCTACTTGCCCGCTGAGGCGCCTCGTTTCTACGTGCCAGCCAACGTGTTCTTCATTGGCACCATGAACCTGGCCGACCGCAGCCTGGCGCCACTTGATTACGCCCTGCGCCGCCGCTTCGCGTTTGTGGAGATGGAGCCAGAGTTTGGACCGGCGCTACAGGCGTTTTTAGCCCAGCAAGGCGTACCTCCTACCGTAGTGCATCGCCTCCTGACTCGCCTCACGGAGCTCAACCTAGCCATTGCCGATGACCCCGAATTGGGCCCAGACTTCCGCATCGGGCATAGCTATTTCTGCCAGCCCCCCACCAAGCCGGCCGAGGCCGAGCAGTGGCTTACATTAATTCTGGAACAGGAAATTGCGCCGCTACTGGATGACTACTGGCTTGATCAGCCCGCTAAAGCACTGGCCCATAAGAAAAAGCTGCTGAGGAAGTAA
- a CDS encoding four helix bundle protein, protein MNEELPTNPLSFNEDIRTRTKQALLRVIRLFQQLPRTGEADILGKQLLRSATSVAANFRAACRGRSSAEWYAKLCICVEEADATLFWLELIGEASIFPANRPRDRI, encoded by the coding sequence ATGAATGAAGAGCTACCAACCAACCCCCTATCTTTCAATGAAGACATTAGGACACGGACAAAACAAGCTTTGCTTCGCGTTATCAGATTGTTTCAGCAGTTGCCCCGCACAGGTGAGGCGGATATCCTTGGAAAGCAGTTGTTACGGTCCGCCACATCGGTAGCGGCTAACTTTCGTGCGGCATGTAGGGGCCGTTCATCTGCTGAATGGTATGCTAAGCTGTGTATCTGTGTTGAAGAGGCGGATGCAACTCTCTTCTGGCTCGAACTAATCGGAGAGGCCAGTATTTTCCCGGCTAACAGGCCTAGAGATAGAATATAA
- a CDS encoding 5-methylcytosine restriction system specificity protein McrC, with protein MIPIQNLYYLLCYAWNRLPEQEELLATDADAFHRPLELLAHVLLRGTRRLLRQGLAVAYSTREEELTEIRGRVQLAPTVARNLLSRGRAVCEFDELGPDTPFIRLLLGTLGHLSRSRSLPAPLRHELRLAQRRFPANIPPATLTAENLRAVRRLRPTGASGFLLNVCELVYQSALPAPDAEGPARFRDFRRDEVLMARLFEQFVRNFYRLEQRRFRVLSETIAWQAEAPDEAALGLLPAMITDTTLEAPDRKIILDTKYYTAALRTRYDQQKLISPHLYQLYAYLQNQPKLPEQQLEGILLYPAAAQTVDVRYTLGGHPVRIVTINLEQPWEQIAADLLSLVK; from the coding sequence ATGATTCCCATTCAAAATCTGTACTACCTGCTCTGCTATGCCTGGAACCGCTTGCCGGAGCAGGAGGAGCTACTGGCTACGGATGCCGACGCGTTTCACCGGCCGCTGGAGCTATTGGCGCATGTGTTGCTGCGGGGTACGCGCCGCCTGCTCCGGCAAGGGCTGGCAGTGGCCTACAGCACCCGCGAGGAGGAGCTGACGGAGATTAGAGGCCGGGTGCAGCTGGCGCCTACGGTGGCGCGCAACCTGCTGTCCCGGGGCCGGGCCGTCTGTGAGTTCGATGAGCTGGGGCCGGATACGCCTTTTATCCGTTTGCTACTAGGTACGCTAGGCCACCTCAGCCGCTCCCGCAGTTTGCCCGCCCCGTTGCGGCATGAGCTGCGCCTGGCGCAACGGCGTTTCCCGGCCAATATCCCCCCTGCTACCTTAACGGCTGAGAACCTGCGAGCAGTGCGCCGCCTGCGCCCCACTGGGGCCAGTGGCTTTCTGCTGAATGTGTGCGAGCTGGTATACCAAAGTGCCTTACCCGCCCCCGATGCCGAGGGTCCGGCCCGTTTCCGCGACTTCCGCCGCGATGAGGTGCTGATGGCGCGCCTGTTTGAGCAATTTGTGCGCAACTTCTACCGCCTGGAGCAGCGGCGGTTTCGGGTGCTTTCTGAAACCATTGCCTGGCAGGCGGAGGCACCGGATGAAGCGGCGCTAGGCCTCTTGCCGGCCATGATAACAGACACTACGCTGGAGGCCCCCGACCGCAAAATCATCCTCGACACCAAGTACTACACCGCCGCGCTGCGCACCCGCTATGATCAGCAGAAGCTGATTTCGCCCCACCTCTACCAGCTCTACGCTTACCTCCAGAACCAGCCTAAGCTACCCGAGCAGCAACTGGAAGGCATTTTATTGTACCCGGCAGCGGCACAAACTGTTGATGTGCGCTACACTCTCGGCGGCCACCCGGTGCGCATTGTAACTATTAATCTGGAGCAACCCTGGGAGCAGATTGCGGCCGATTTGCTGAGTTTGGTGAAGTAA
- a CDS encoding TolC family protein, translating to MLSRPTLAVPLVALGLLTVGAAHAQQGPIISDSLSLDGTIRSVLDANPAITSLEEEVNAATSRVTQSRGGFLPQISGTATYTRIDPVVKLQLSPDAPVFQLAPNNNYDAHITLQYGLLDFGKKDATYNLAESRRLTATDQINVTRRDLAYSAVQVYYNILFVRESIKVQDAQIASLQQHQREMEKRVEGGVSTRFDVTTTQVRITQAQNTKIDLQNQLNNQQAQLARLLHRPEYVNVPVRGAFAYQPQAIDVNAALATAEANRPEIKLARDAEQTANLNLKLIERSNMPVLGIGGQLGAKNGYLPNLDRIRPNSVGVVQLSVPIYDGNRNKNQRVEAAANIRGAQARILDTQEQVRADVRQAANNIQSSTARYDNALQQINQASDALTRAQARYRYGVGNNLDVLDAETSLAQARLARLQAIYNYTLGQYQLKRATGEQIW from the coding sequence ATGCTTTCCCGACCAACATTAGCCGTCCCCCTGGTAGCCTTAGGGCTCCTGACCGTCGGCGCGGCCCACGCACAGCAAGGGCCTATCATTTCTGATTCCTTGTCGCTGGACGGTACCATCCGTTCGGTCTTGGATGCCAACCCAGCTATTACGTCGTTGGAGGAGGAGGTTAACGCCGCCACTAGCCGCGTTACCCAGTCGCGCGGGGGCTTTTTGCCTCAGATATCAGGCACCGCCACCTATACTCGCATCGACCCCGTGGTGAAGCTGCAGCTCAGCCCCGATGCGCCGGTTTTCCAGCTGGCTCCCAACAACAACTACGATGCCCACATCACGCTGCAGTATGGCCTGCTAGACTTCGGCAAGAAGGATGCTACCTACAACCTGGCGGAAAGCCGCCGCCTGACGGCTACCGACCAGATCAACGTGACGCGCCGCGACCTAGCCTACTCGGCCGTGCAGGTGTACTACAATATTCTGTTTGTGCGCGAGAGCATTAAGGTGCAGGATGCCCAGATAGCTTCTCTGCAGCAGCACCAGCGCGAGATGGAAAAGCGCGTGGAAGGGGGCGTTAGTACCCGCTTCGACGTGACCACCACGCAGGTGCGCATTACGCAGGCTCAGAACACCAAGATTGACTTGCAGAACCAGCTCAACAACCAGCAAGCCCAGCTGGCTCGCCTGCTGCACCGCCCCGAGTATGTAAACGTGCCCGTGCGTGGGGCCTTTGCCTATCAGCCGCAAGCCATTGATGTAAACGCTGCGCTGGCCACTGCCGAGGCTAACCGCCCCGAAATCAAGCTGGCCCGCGACGCTGAGCAAACTGCCAATCTGAACTTAAAGCTGATTGAGCGCAGTAACATGCCCGTGCTGGGTATTGGGGGGCAGCTAGGTGCCAAGAACGGCTACCTGCCTAACCTCGACCGTATTCGTCCGAACTCAGTGGGCGTGGTGCAGCTTTCGGTGCCCATCTACGATGGTAACCGCAACAAAAACCAACGGGTAGAAGCCGCTGCCAATATCCGGGGGGCCCAAGCCCGCATTCTGGACACCCAGGAGCAGGTGCGTGCCGATGTGCGCCAGGCGGCCAACAACATCCAGTCGAGCACGGCCCGCTACGATAACGCACTGCAGCAGATTAACCAGGCCAGTGATGCTCTCACCCGGGCGCAAGCCCGCTACCGCTACGGCGTAGGCAACAACCTCGACGTGCTCGATGCAGAGACTTCGCTGGCGCAGGCTCGCCTGGCTCGTTTGCAGGCTATCTACAATTACACCCTAGGCCAGTACCAGCTCAAGCGCGCCACCGGCGAGCAGATTTGGTAA
- a CDS encoding HlyD family secretion protein: protein MATPVQHDSAVAPTQSAAYEPVLDEQPAGRSKRPIILIVLALVLLVGGYFGWQRYQFGKTHEETDDAQVEGDVYPVLPRVGGPVLEVKVDDNMPVKKGDVLVVLDPSDYQQRVNAAQAALAAAQANVVAARAAVGTASANVRTAQASIGVSDANRARLQKDLKRSEFLRKEDIIPQSDYDAVQANLRSTTAQRATAQEQVAVARQQVTAAQQQVAVAEAVVKQRQADLDNAQLQLSYTTIKAPADGTVSKKGVQPGQVVGPGQQLFGIVASGRTWVIANFKETQLENMRVGQPVSVEVDAYPHEEFTGKIESLSAATGARFALLPPDNASGNFVKVTQRVPVKIVLDKVDPEHPLRAGMSVTATVTTK, encoded by the coding sequence ATGGCAACCCCCGTTCAACACGATTCGGCCGTAGCGCCTACTCAATCCGCGGCTTACGAGCCAGTACTGGACGAGCAACCTGCAGGCCGCTCCAAGCGCCCCATTATACTAATCGTACTGGCTCTGGTACTGCTTGTTGGCGGCTACTTCGGCTGGCAGCGTTACCAGTTTGGCAAAACGCACGAAGAAACCGATGACGCTCAGGTAGAAGGCGACGTGTACCCCGTGCTGCCCCGCGTTGGTGGCCCCGTACTGGAGGTGAAAGTAGATGACAACATGCCGGTGAAGAAGGGCGACGTACTGGTAGTGCTTGACCCCTCTGACTACCAGCAGCGCGTGAATGCTGCCCAGGCCGCTTTGGCTGCCGCCCAGGCGAATGTTGTTGCTGCCCGCGCCGCCGTAGGCACGGCTTCGGCTAATGTGCGCACCGCCCAGGCCAGCATTGGCGTGAGTGATGCTAACCGCGCCCGTTTGCAGAAAGATCTGAAGCGTAGCGAGTTTCTGCGCAAGGAGGACATTATTCCGCAGAGCGACTACGACGCCGTGCAAGCCAACTTGCGCTCCACTACTGCTCAGCGGGCTACGGCTCAGGAGCAGGTAGCCGTAGCACGCCAGCAGGTAACGGCTGCCCAGCAGCAGGTAGCCGTGGCGGAGGCCGTAGTAAAGCAGCGCCAGGCCGACCTCGACAACGCCCAGCTGCAGCTGAGCTACACCACCATTAAGGCCCCGGCCGATGGTACGGTAAGCAAGAAAGGTGTGCAGCCCGGCCAGGTAGTTGGCCCTGGCCAGCAACTGTTCGGTATTGTGGCCAGCGGCCGCACTTGGGTTATTGCTAACTTCAAGGAGACTCAGCTGGAAAACATGCGCGTAGGCCAGCCCGTGAGCGTGGAGGTAGATGCTTACCCTCATGAAGAATTCACGGGCAAAATTGAGTCGCTGTCGGCTGCTACGGGCGCCCGTTTCGCCCTGCTGCCCCCCGATAACGCTTCCGGTAACTTTGTGAAAGTAACCCAGCGCGTACCCGTGAAAATCGTCCTCGACAAAGTGGACCCTGAGCACCCCCTGCGCGCCGGTATGAGCGTAACCGCCACAGTGACGACCAAGTAG
- a CDS encoding DHA2 family efflux MFS transporter permease subunit has translation METGFTKWIIVITVVMCCLLELIDTSIVNVALTQMMGNLSATQQEVSWVVASYAIANVIVIPMTGFLAEQFGRKNYYLFSVILFTLASMACGQSTNIWELVAFRFIQGVGGGALMATSQAILIDTFPPQQLALGQALFGMGVIIGPTIGPTLGGWIVDNYDWPWIFYVNVPVGVMASIFTILFIRDPERIKNAIRRPLGQIDWLGIFLLILGVGSLQYVLEQGESNDWFEDQSILLFTALTVVGMVGFIWRELTAKQPVVDLRVLGKSRNLAVGSFLSFILGFGLFASVFVFPIFCQRILGFTAEQTGYLLLPGALMSGFMMPVVGKSIQAGVSQKYMLPVGFGIFFVFSYWMSTQISPTAGESDFFWPLMLRGVGLALLFLPITTMSLAGLSGKDAGQAAGLTGMIRQLGGSFGVALVGTYLERTTMQNRVGLLPNISLYDPETQQRMQGLIANFMAKGADIVQAQRQAYAALEGMLMKQTALITYSQTFLMIGTFFLLCVPLIFLIKRARPGEKVDLNAAH, from the coding sequence ATGGAAACCGGATTTACCAAGTGGATCATCGTCATTACGGTGGTGATGTGCTGCTTGCTGGAACTCATTGATACCAGCATTGTAAACGTGGCCCTTACCCAGATGATGGGTAACCTCTCGGCCACGCAGCAGGAGGTTAGCTGGGTAGTGGCCTCATACGCCATTGCCAACGTTATCGTGATTCCGATGACGGGCTTCCTGGCCGAGCAATTCGGTCGCAAGAATTATTACCTGTTCTCCGTGATCCTCTTCACGCTGGCCTCTATGGCTTGCGGCCAGAGCACCAACATCTGGGAGCTGGTAGCCTTCCGCTTCATTCAGGGCGTGGGCGGTGGTGCCCTTATGGCAACTTCCCAAGCCATTCTCATTGATACCTTCCCGCCCCAGCAGCTGGCCCTAGGCCAGGCCCTGTTCGGCATGGGCGTTATTATTGGCCCCACCATTGGCCCCACCCTGGGCGGCTGGATTGTGGACAACTACGACTGGCCCTGGATTTTCTACGTGAACGTGCCAGTGGGCGTCATGGCCTCTATTTTCACCATATTATTCATCCGTGACCCTGAGCGAATTAAAAATGCCATCCGAAGGCCACTTGGACAGATTGACTGGCTGGGCATTTTCCTGCTGATACTTGGGGTGGGCTCGTTGCAGTACGTGCTGGAGCAGGGCGAAAGCAACGACTGGTTCGAAGACCAGAGCATTCTGCTGTTTACGGCCCTTACCGTTGTTGGTATGGTAGGCTTTATCTGGCGCGAGCTAACCGCCAAGCAGCCGGTAGTAGACCTGCGGGTGCTGGGCAAGAGCCGCAACCTGGCGGTGGGCTCGTTCCTTTCCTTCATTCTAGGCTTCGGGCTGTTTGCCTCCGTGTTCGTATTCCCAATTTTCTGTCAGCGGATTCTAGGCTTCACCGCTGAGCAAACGGGGTATCTGCTACTGCCGGGCGCGCTAATGTCGGGCTTCATGATGCCGGTTGTGGGTAAATCCATTCAGGCGGGGGTATCACAGAAGTATATGCTGCCCGTAGGCTTTGGCATCTTCTTCGTCTTCTCCTACTGGATGAGCACGCAAATTTCGCCTACTGCCGGTGAGAGCGACTTCTTTTGGCCCCTCATGCTGCGGGGCGTCGGGTTGGCTCTGCTGTTCCTGCCCATTACCACCATGTCGTTGGCTGGGTTGAGCGGCAAGGATGCCGGCCAAGCTGCAGGCCTCACCGGCATGATCCGTCAGTTGGGCGGCTCGTTTGGGGTGGCTCTGGTAGGTACCTACCTGGAGCGCACTACCATGCAGAACCGCGTAGGCCTGTTGCCTAATATTTCGCTCTACGACCCCGAAACGCAGCAACGTATGCAGGGCCTGATTGCCAACTTCATGGCCAAAGGCGCCGACATAGTGCAGGCCCAGCGCCAGGCCTACGCCGCCCTGGAAGGCATGCTCATGAAGCAGACGGCCCTGATTACCTACTCACAGACTTTCCTGATGATCGGGACCTTCTTCCTGCTGTGCGTACCGCTGATCTTCCTGATTAAGCGTGCCCGGCCCGGCGAGAAGGTAGACCTGAACGCCGCGCACTAA
- a CDS encoding sigma-54-dependent Fis family transcriptional regulator — protein MPDQDDSLLLYLNDAIATTRNKEDLFRNVTEKLRLIFPFDAITILSLDMEHQYRRVFLRDYLGDVIIPDISNHKYHRAAIERTPIEGFVRQTHIQHYNLEQLLQEYGSFQPFHALLNQGMRYLTVVPLRTGGRLIGLLSLVARRQPDLSEQDADLLEKIGSLVAVAVTNALAFEDIARREQEKTMQLALNNALLSIKERGELFRAIATEINQVVSYDYFGVRIRQPDSPVRALAEFSKQPDGSFLALDENRFDDLPQSEASKQAVLDLFSKPGVYVGADFEALARRYDMLRYIREQRGTQSILCAPLDSGDESSAVVILASYQPLAFREETLQLLLTLVPQIRLAIQNVLAFEQIDLLRTQLERERTYLIDEINTTAAARLDDFVGGSAVMQQVYTRLAQVAPTDTTVLIEGETGTGKELVARALHNLSPRAERALIKLNCAALPAQLIESELFGHEKGAFTGAHDRRIGKFELADGGTIFLDEVGELPLDLQAKLLRVLQEKEFERIGGRRVISSNVRVIAATNRVLEEEVAAGRFRADLYYRLNVFPIRLPALRERPEDIEPLMRHFLERFTKQMGKPVRGLRERDLRAMQQYGWPGNVRELEHVLEQAVIVSQGPFLEFAGFSAVAQAAQAPTATPEAGGPIKTLKDQERDHILAALRRTGGRVSGPTGAAVLLDINPKTLEARMKKLGIQRTITAG, from the coding sequence ATGCCTGATCAGGACGACTCTTTACTCCTATACCTCAACGACGCTATTGCCACTACCCGCAATAAGGAGGACTTGTTTAGGAACGTGACCGAGAAATTGCGGCTGATTTTTCCTTTTGATGCCATTACCATTCTGTCGCTGGATATGGAGCACCAGTACCGGCGCGTGTTTCTGCGTGATTACCTCGGGGATGTCATCATCCCGGACATATCAAACCATAAATACCACCGTGCTGCAATTGAAAGGACGCCAATTGAAGGGTTTGTTCGTCAGACCCATATCCAGCATTACAATCTGGAACAGCTGCTGCAAGAATACGGTAGCTTTCAGCCCTTTCACGCGCTGCTGAACCAGGGTATGCGCTACCTCACGGTGGTGCCGCTGCGCACGGGTGGCCGCCTGATTGGGTTGCTTTCCTTGGTGGCTCGGCGCCAGCCAGACCTCTCAGAGCAGGATGCTGATTTGCTGGAGAAGATAGGAAGCCTGGTGGCCGTAGCCGTTACCAATGCGCTGGCCTTTGAGGATATTGCCCGCCGCGAGCAGGAAAAAACCATGCAGCTGGCCCTTAATAATGCGCTGCTTAGCATTAAAGAGCGAGGCGAGCTGTTTCGGGCTATTGCCACGGAAATCAACCAAGTGGTATCCTATGACTATTTCGGGGTGCGGATCCGTCAGCCCGATTCGCCGGTGCGGGCACTGGCAGAGTTCAGCAAGCAGCCAGACGGCTCCTTTCTCGCCCTGGATGAAAACCGTTTTGATGACCTGCCACAATCAGAGGCCAGCAAGCAGGCCGTTCTGGACCTTTTCTCCAAACCAGGAGTGTATGTAGGGGCTGATTTTGAGGCCCTGGCCCGCCGTTACGACATGCTGCGCTATATCCGTGAGCAGCGTGGCACGCAATCCATCCTCTGCGCGCCCCTTGACTCCGGCGACGAATCATCGGCGGTAGTTATTCTGGCTAGCTATCAGCCGCTTGCCTTCAGGGAAGAAACATTGCAACTGCTCCTAACCCTGGTGCCTCAGATCCGGCTGGCCATTCAGAACGTGCTAGCCTTCGAGCAAATTGACTTGCTCCGCACTCAGCTGGAGCGGGAGCGCACCTATCTCATCGACGAAATCAACACCACGGCCGCGGCCCGCCTCGATGACTTTGTGGGCGGCAGCGCCGTGATGCAGCAGGTATACACCCGGCTGGCCCAGGTAGCCCCCACCGATACCACCGTGCTGATTGAAGGTGAAACGGGTACCGGTAAGGAGCTGGTAGCCAGGGCCCTGCACAACCTGTCGCCCAGGGCCGAGCGGGCCCTGATTAAGCTAAACTGTGCTGCGCTGCCGGCTCAGCTCATTGAGAGCGAGCTGTTTGGCCACGAGAAGGGCGCCTTCACCGGGGCCCACGACCGGCGCATTGGCAAATTTGAGCTGGCTGATGGGGGCACCATTTTCCTGGATGAGGTGGGCGAACTGCCCTTGGATTTGCAGGCCAAGCTGCTGCGGGTGCTGCAGGAGAAGGAATTTGAACGCATTGGCGGGCGGCGCGTTATTTCCAGCAACGTGCGGGTTATTGCAGCCACCAACCGCGTGCTGGAGGAGGAGGTAGCGGCTGGTCGTTTCCGCGCCGACCTCTACTATCGCCTCAACGTGTTCCCTATTCGGCTGCCTGCCCTGCGTGAGCGGCCCGAGGATATTGAGCCGCTGATGCGCCACTTTCTGGAGCGCTTCACCAAGCAGATGGGCAAGCCTGTACGTGGCCTACGTGAGCGGGACCTGCGGGCCATGCAGCAATACGGCTGGCCCGGCAACGTGCGCGAGCTGGAGCACGTGCTGGAGCAGGCCGTAATTGTGAGCCAGGGCCCTTTCTTGGAATTTGCGGGCTTCTCGGCGGTAGCCCAGGCGGCGCAGGCACCTACGGCCACCCCAGAGGCTGGCGGACCCATCAAAACCCTGAAAGATCAGGAGCGCGACCACATATTAGCGGCCCTGCGCCGCACGGGCGGCCGGGTAAGTGGTCCTACCGGGGCCGCCGTGCTGCTCGATATCAACCCCAAAACCCTGGAGGCCCGCATGAAGAAGCTGGGCATTCAGCGCACCATCACGGCGGGGTGA
- a CDS encoding universal stress protein: MTILCPIDFSAATEALVTYSAALAAGTGAELRLLHVLEPGPAAPTAPLNDMEIAHQLAQHREAALATGAQVTTAIVYGNAAQEIVEEARRHPADIIVIGAHGQTGLTRFLMGSTAETVVRTASCVTLLVKPGCPKAYRQSA; the protein is encoded by the coding sequence ATGACCATCCTGTGTCCGATTGATTTTTCTGCCGCAACGGAGGCGCTGGTGACCTACTCAGCGGCTTTGGCGGCGGGTACGGGGGCTGAGTTGCGGCTACTGCACGTGCTGGAGCCCGGACCAGCGGCTCCTACGGCACCTCTGAATGACATGGAAATTGCTCATCAGCTGGCCCAGCACCGCGAAGCAGCCTTAGCTACAGGTGCTCAGGTAACTACGGCAATTGTGTACGGCAATGCGGCGCAGGAAATCGTAGAAGAAGCGCGCCGCCACCCAGCCGACATCATTGTTATTGGAGCGCACGGCCAAACGGGCCTGACGCGCTTTTTAATGGGCAGCACCGCCGAAACCGTAGTGCGCACCGCCTCATGCGTGACGCTGCTGGTGAAGCCCGGCTGCCCCAAAGCATACCGCCAATCGGCGTAA